One window of the Camelina sativa cultivar DH55 chromosome 1, Cs, whole genome shotgun sequence genome contains the following:
- the LOC104768570 gene encoding mannan endo-1,4-beta-mannosidase 3-like yields MKYLCFVVFLAIVIAQNYSDLGGVEAASSNGFVTRKGVQFIFNGKPFYANGFNAYWLAYEATDPTTRFKITYAFQNATSHGLTIARTWGFRDGAIYRGLQTSPGSYDEKTFQGLDFVIAEAKRLGIKMIITFVNNYSDFGGRKQYVGWAKSKGQNVSSDDDFYTNPLVKQYYKNYVKTMVNRVNTFTKVAYKDEPTIMGWELMNDPQCRSDPSGKTLMAWIEEMAPYVKSVDSNHLLSTGLEGFYGDSSPQRKKTLNPVAANVLGTDFIANHNVDAIDFASIHSYPDKWFPNLDEKSRMDFLRNWLEAHIEDAQNILKKPLIIGEFGKPNITPGYTQDQRDAVFKATYDIVYASAQKGGAGTGAWFWHLISDGMDNFSDSLAIVLSDNSSTANIISEESRKLRLISGKGKLSRKIIN; encoded by the exons ATGAAGTATTTGTGttttgtagtgtttttagcGATTGTGATCGCACAGAACTATAGTGATCTAGGAGGAGTCGAAGCTGCGTCGAGTAATGGGTTCGTGACTAGGAAAGGCGTACAGTTTATTTTCAATGGGAAACCATTTTACGCCAATGGTTTCAATGCCTACTGGCTCGCGTACGAAGCTACAGATCCGACCACAAGGTTTAAGATCACTTATGCGTTTCAAAATGCGACAAGTCACGGTTTGACCATAGCCCGCACCTGGGGGTTCCGCGATGGCGCCATATACCGCGGTCTCCAAACTTCCCCTGGTTCCTACGATGAAAAGACGTTTCAG GGTTTGGATTTTGTCATAGCCGAAGCAAAAAGACTTGGTATAAAAATGATAATCACCTTTGTCAATAACTATTCTGACTTCGGAGGGAGAAAACAATACGTTGGTTGGGCTAAGAGTAAAGGTCAAAACGTATCTTCAGATGACGATTTCTACACAAACCCTCTTGTTAAACAGTACTACAAAAATTACGTCAAG ACTATGGTTAACAGAGTGAATACATTTACCAAAGTTGCGTACAAAGATGAACCAACCATTATGGGTTGGGAGCTTATGAACGACCCACAATGCAGATCAGATCCAAGTGGGAAAACCCTTATGGCTTGGATTGAGGAAATGGCTCCTTATGTGAAATCAGTTGATTCAAATCATCTCCTCTCTACTGGTCTTGAAGGCTTCTATGGTGACTCATCtcctcaaagaaagaaaactctGAATCCGGTTGCAGCCAACGTTCTTGGAACTGATTTCATTGCTAATCACAATGTCGATGCCATTGATTTTGCATCGATTCACTCTTACCCTGACAAATG gtTTCCAAACTTGGATGAGAAATCTCGAATGGACTTCTTGAGAAATTGGCTCGAAGCACACATCGAAGATGCCCAGAACATTCTTAAGAAACCTCTAATCATAGGAGAATTCGGGAAACCAAATATCACACCAGGCTACACACAGGACCAGAGAGACGCCGTGTTCAAGGCAACGTATGACATTGTCTATGCGTCTGCGCAAAAAGGCGGTGCAGGCACGGGAGCATGGTTTTGGCACCTTATTAGCGACGGCATGGACAACTTCAGTGATTCGCTCGCCATTGTACTTAGTGACAACTCGTCGACGGCTAATATTATAAGTGAGGAGTCACGAAAGTTGCGTTTGATTTCTGGCAAAGGAAAGTTAAGTCgcaaaatcataaactaa
- the LOC104768476 gene encoding mannan endo-1,4-beta-mannosidase 3-like yields MKYLCFVVFLAIVIAQNYSDLGGVEAASSNGFVTRKGVQFIFNGKPFYANGFNAYWLTYEATDPTTRFKITYAFQNATSHGLTIARTWGFRDGAIYRGLQTSPGSYHEKTFQGLDFVIAEAKRLGIKMIITFVNNYSDFGGRKQYVGWAKSKGQNVSSDDDFYTNPLVKQYYKNHVKTMVNRVNTFTKVAYKDEPTIMGWELINEPQCRADPSGKTLMAWIEEMAPYVKSVDSNHLLSTGLEGFYGDSSPQRKKTLNPVAANVLGTDFIANHNVDAVDFASIHSYPDIWFPNLDEKARMDFLRNWLEAHIEDAQNILKKPLIIGEFGKLTTTPGYTQDQRDAVFKATYDIVYASAQKGGAATGAWFWHLISDGMSNFKDSLAIVLSDNSSTANIISEESRKLRLIFGKGKLSRKIIN; encoded by the exons ATGAAGTATTTGtgttttgtagtatttttagcgATTGTGATCGCACAAAACTATAGCGATCTAGGAGGAGTCGAAGCTGCGTCGAGTAATGGGTTCGTGACTAGGAAAGGCGTACAGTTTATTTTCAATGGGAAACCATTTTACGCCAATGGTTTCAATGCCTACTGGCTCACGTACGAAGCTACAGATCCGACCACAAGGTTTAAGATCACTTATGCGTTTCAAAATGCGACAAGTCACGGTTTGACCATAGCCCGCACCTGGGGGTTCCGCGATGGCGCCATATACCGCGGTCTCCAAACTTCTCCTGGTTCCTACCATGAAAAGACGTTTCAG GGTTTGGATTTTGTCATAGCCGAAGCAAAAAGACTCGGTATAAAAATGATAATCACCTTTGTCAATAACTATTCTGATTTCGGAGGGAGGAAACAATACGTTGGTTGGGCTAAGAGTAAAGGTCAAAACGTATCTTCAGATGACGATTTCTACACAAACCCTCTTGTTAAACAGTACTACAAAAACCACGTCAAG ACTATGGTGAACAGAGTGAATACATTTACCAAAGTTGCGTACAAAGATGAACCAACCATTATGGGTTGGGAGCTTATTAACGAGCCACAATGCAGAGCAGATCCAAGTGGGAAAACCCTTATGGCTTGGATTGAGGAAATGGCTCCTTATGTGAAATCAGTTGATTCAAATCATCTCCTCTCTACTGGTCTTGAAGGTTTCTATGGTGACTCATCtcctcaaagaaagaaaactctGAATCCGGTTGCAGCCAACGTTCTTGGAACTGATTTCATCGCTAATCACAATGTCGATGCCGTTGATTTTGCATCGATTCATTCTTACCCTGACATATG GTTTCCAAACTTGGATGAGAAAGCTCGAATGGACTTCTTGAGAAATTGGCTCGAAGCACACATCGAAGATGCGCAGAACATTCTTAAGAAACCTCTAATCATAGGAGAATTCGGGAAACTAACGACCACACCAGGCTACACACAGGATCAGAGAGACGCCGTGTTCAAGGCAACGTATGACATTGTCTACGCGTCTGCGCAAAAAGGCGGTGCAGCCACGGGAGCATGGTTTTGGCACCTTATTAGCGACGGCATGAGCAACTTCAAAGATTCGCTCGCCATTGTACTTAGTGACAACTCGTCGACGGCTAATATTATAAGTGAGGAGTCACGAAAGTTGCGTTTGATTTTTGGCAAAGGAAAGTTAAGTCgcaaaatcataaactaa
- the LOC104768397 gene encoding mannan endo-1,4-beta-mannosidase 3-like, whose product MGWELINEPQCRADPSGKTLMAWIEEMAPYVKSVDSNHLLSTGLEGFYGDSSPQRKKTLNPVAANVLGTDFIANHNVDAVDFASIHSYPDIWFPNLDEKARMDFLRNWLEAHIEDAQNILKKPLIIGEFGKLTTTPGYTQDQRDAVFKATYDIVYASAQKGGAATGAWFWHLISDGMSNFKXLTTSKLVFMERICIFRFAFLIFE is encoded by the exons ATGGGTTGGGAGCTTATTAACGAGCCACAATGCAGAGCAGATCCAAGTGGGAAAACCCTTATGGCTTGGATTGAGGAAATGGCTCCTTATGTGAAATCAGTTGATTCAAATCATCTCCTCTCTACTGGTCTTGAAGGTTTCTATGGTGACTCATCtcctcaaagaaagaaaactctGAATCCGGTTGCAGCCAACGTTCTTGGAACTGATTTCATCGCTAATCACAATGTCGATGCCGTTGATTTTGCATCGATTCATTCTTACCCTGACATATG GTTTCCAAACTTGGATGAGAAAGCTCGAATGGACTTCTTGAGAAATTGGCTCGAAGCACACATCGAAGATGCGCAGAACATTCTTAAGAAACCTCTAATCATAGGAGAATTCGGGAAACTAACGACCACACCAGGCTACACACAGGATCAGAGAGACGCCGTGTTCAAGGCAACGTATGACATTGTCTACGCGTCTGCGCAAAAAGGCGGTGCAGCCACGGGAGCATGGTTTTGGCACCTTATTAGCGACGGCATGAGCAACTTCAAANTTCTAACCACTTCCAAACTTGTCTTTATGGAGCGTATTTGTATTTTTCgttttgcttttcttatttttgaatga
- the LOC104768304 gene encoding putative mannan endo-1,4-beta-mannosidase 4: MKTIIEHKNKVARKNNMKYLCYLVFLAIVIAQNYNDRLGVEAASNNGFVTRKGVQFILNGKPFYANGFNAYWLTYEATDPTARYKITHAFQDAISHGLTIARTWGFHDGAIYRALQTSPGIYDEKTFQGLDFVIAEAKRLGIKLIIPLVNNWSDYGGRKQYVAWAQSKGEKVSSDDDFYTNSLTKQFYMNHVKTMMNRVNTFTKVAYKDEPAIMAWQLMNEPQCKSDPSGKTLMAWINEMAPYVKSLDPNHLLSTGHEGFYGDSSPQRKTFLNPPAANIVGADFIANHNIDAIDFASAHCAADLWFQKLNQKSRLDFSRKWIQGHIDDAQNILKKPLILAEFGVGTDTPRYTLANRDAVFTATYNIFYVSARKGGSGAGALFWDLISNGMSNSDDPSAILLRDNSSTVKIISEASKRLGSIGGK; encoded by the exons ATGAAGACAATAATAGAGCACAAAAACAAAGTAGCTAGAAAAAACAATATGAAGTATTTGTGTTATCTAGTGTTTTTAGCGATTGTGATCGCACAAAACTATAATGATCGTCTAGGAGTGGAAGCAGCGTCTAATAATGGGTTCGTTACTAGGAAAGGCGTCCAATTTATTCTCAACGGGAAACCATTTTACGCCAATGGGTTCAATGCCTACTGGCTCACGTATGAAGCCACCGATCCGACCGCAAGATATAAGATCACTCATGCGTTTCAAGACGCGATTAGTCACGGTTTGACCATCGCCCGCACCTGGGGATTCCACGATGGCGCCATATACCGCGCTCTCCAAACTTCCCCTGGTATATACGATGAAAAAACGTTTCAG GGTTTGGATTTTGTGATAGCCGAAGCAAAAAGACTCGGTATAAAATTGATAATCCCCCTTGTCAATAACTGGAGTGACTACGGAGGGAGGAAACAATACGTGGCTTGGGCTCAAAGTAAAGGCGAGAAGGTATCTTCAGATGACGATTTCTACACAAACTCACTTACTAAACAGTTCTACATGAACCACGTCAag ACTATGATGAACAGAGTGAATACATTTACTAAAGTTGCATACAAAGATGAACCAGCCATTATGGCTTGGCAGCTTATGAACGAGCCACAATGCAAATCAGATCCAAGTGGAAAAACCCTTATGGCTTGGATTAATGAAATGGCTCCTTATGTAAAATCACTTGATCCAAACCATCTCCTCTCCACTGGTCATGAAGGTTTCTATGGTGACTCATCTCCTCAAAGAAAGACTTTTTTAAATCCGCCTGCAGCCAACATAGTTGGAGCTGATTTCATAGCTAATCATAATATCGATGCCATTGATTTCGCATCGGCTCACTGTGCCGCTGACTTATG GTTTCAAAAGTTGAATCAGAAGTCTCGATTGGATTTCTCACGGAAATGGATCCAAGGCCACATCGACGATGCGCAGAACATTCTTAAAAAACCTTTAATTCTAGCAGAATTCGGGGTAGGAACGGACACACCACGCTACACTCTAGCTAATAGAGACGCCGTGTTCACCGCAACGTATAACATCTTTTACGTGTCTGCGCGAAAAGGCGGTTCGGGCGCGGGAGCTTTGTTTTGGGACCTTATTAGCAACGGCATGAGCAACTCTGACGATCCGTCAGCCATTTTACTTCGTGACAATTCGTCGACGGTTAAGATTATAAGTGAGGCGTCAAAAAGATTGGGTTCGATTGGTGGGAAATAA
- the LOC104768239 gene encoding RING-H2 finger protein ATL72: MGRLLLEPQANAPADATPKTRGGLNDTYFDTNMVIILAALLCALICALSLNSALRCVLRITRRLTSDDQVANASNANANSGRLAATTGIKKRALEQIPVGLYGSGNIDMKATECLICLGDFVDGEKVRVLPKCNHGFHVRCIDTWLVSRSSCPTCRQSLLVEQPSPMAVSRRDEDVV, translated from the coding sequence ATGGGTCGGTTGCTACTTGAGCCGCAAGCAAACGCACCCGCCGATGCAACCCCTAAAACCAGAGGAGGGTTAAACGACACCTACTTCGACACTAACATGGTCATCATTTTAGCTGCTTTACTCTGCGCTTTAATCTGTGCTCTAAGCCTCAACTCTGCCTTGCGATGTGTGCTACGCATCACTCGGAGACTCACTTCGGATGATCAAGTCGCAAACGCttcaaacgcaaacgcaaactCGGGACGTTTAGCAGCTACAACGGGGATCAAGAAACGGGCGTTAGAGCAAATCCCTGTTGGATTGTACGGATCAGGGAACATTGACATGAAAGCTACGGAGTGTTTGATATGTCTAGGAGATTTCGTGGATGGAGagaaagttagggttttgcctAAATGTAACCATGGCTTCCACGTGAGGTGCATAGATACTTGGCTGGTCTCGCGTTCCTCTTGCCCTACTTGCAGACAATCGCTACTCGTTGAGCAACCGTCGCCGATGGCTGTTTCCCGCCGGGACGAGGACGTGGTATAG
- the LOC104768168 gene encoding reticulon-like protein B16 — MESISENDGDYDGRNEGGSSSDYRLLGRQVTVHQFMGGGKAADLLLWRKRHLSFGVLIVSTVAWLIFELSGLPFLSVSSDVLLIGIIISFVHARVSAFRNRQGHSLPELVLSEEMVNSAAASFRIKLNHLLVMAHDVTVGNDFRLFFKVVICLWLLSAIGSYISLCTLVYIGTILSVTIPALYSKYQSKVDKCCGSIHRRLSHHYKIVDENVISRLSWSLSKDKDS, encoded by the exons ATGGAGAGTATAAGTGAAAACGATGGTGATTACGACGGAAGAAATGAAGGAGGATCTTCATCGGATTACCGATTGTTGGGTCGCCAAGTTACGGTTCATCAGTTCATGGGCGGTGGCAAAG CTGCTGACTTGCTTTTATGGAGGAAACGTCATCTTTCTTTTGGGGTTCTCATTGTATCAACTGTAGCTTGGCTTATATTCGAGCTTTCAGGGTTGCCTTTCTTATCTGTATCATCAGATGTCTTACTGATCGGGATCATTATATCATTCGTCCATGCCAGGGTTTCTGCTTTTAGGAATAG ACAGGGGCATTCGTTGCCAGAGCTTGTTCTATCAGAGGAAATGGTGAATAGTGCTGCAGCTTCGTTCCGTATAAAACTCAATCACTTGCTTGTAATGGCTCATGATGTCACAGTTGGCAATGATTTTCGACTCTTCTTTAAG GTGGTGATTTGTCTGTGGCTTCTCTCTGCCATTGGTAGCTATATATCTCTCTGCACTCTTGTTTATATCG GGACCATCCTATCTGTAACAATACCGGCTTTGTACAGTAAATACCAAAGCAAAGTAGACAAGTGTTGCGGGTCGATACACAGGCGGTTGTCTCACCACTACAAAATAGTGGACGAAAATGTTATAAGCAGACTCTCGTGGAGCTTATCCAAGGATAAAGATTCATGA